One region of Thunnus albacares chromosome 8, fThuAlb1.1, whole genome shotgun sequence genomic DNA includes:
- the tnxba gene encoding tenascin has translation MLFTLGLILLLAPFPSFQTTTNERRNSTGSDMTKPNAVFIPSKPKTSVALAKQTIRPSLKPSTVNQTVLPTPAANQKPPANPAATTKSKPSPAVIQTTPSAPVKITAVSGTVTNKDKHTASVNQTVVAKSPSVSAVKTTKDKPAPTGALNVQSASTKSASASSAKTTKDKIQSLVNQTVSMKSPSTSDGKTAKDKSTPTIVQNIQSTATKSVPASGAKTIKNKLTASINQTVAVKSPSISDVKNTKDKPAPAVVQTALSTPVKAATASGSAADKDKVTASANQTAEIKAPTSTKEKPAPAQPIKVVITEDCESSKTKEQELKLKPGAPLVMTHKISLLPGGCTGSCEAEMAALKGRVARLEREMSSLKEKCPCSASCPNDCSGNGECEKGKCVCRKGFLGPDCSKCAQGAECNKKAAKGKVNKDSNVIKENMQEKSTKVELTLFEKKDQKKGIQAKETEGKPKVATIAKAGLVKTQAKLDTSVKKITLKVSPSATKTIRPTIGQVLLKHEGRKQEEARKGKTTVLASKKVLQKTELKLVKEGTETKSFPKSDQLKDEPQTNITQSNVKKSNGTARIVTVLSKVLATNKTRAGKESIEQSTLAEKNVTQSSGQKHIKKVKVDAVNVQSVDNKNTEASKIGKGKVTQKSQYVVNSTVTATSDEARALQNKTTTHVSGVTTRRLGGSGLGSVKVVNISSYSFTVTWSAPPGMFKNFTVIRREPRAEGDDDEHEEFEEEALEEEKVSTAKNTTEFQVHSESTNITAFSGKAVGSRGRAETKRISMVVPGSVRSIEFSNLRANTRYVLHIYGTAAERRSKIHRVIAATGPEPATEMVFSNVTESSITVSWSKPKTTFTGFRVTCTHVITGESRSMSIDSKQLHVVLSNLSAGISYMITVTSTHGRAQSDALSSTITTVPAPPTHLQAINVTDTRAVLQWTPSLGKVDRFIISYESSKTPNVTVTVMLSGNSVEHQLRGLQRGTLYTVKVLSQKDSLQSTAISTTFTTANVVKASEVGARSALIVWKTSTVVYHSYRVIYQVVGEETKELTLEPTITEYKLTGLLPMSRYIVLVQGERDGHYTPLVTSEFITGKVRFPFPTECSQELLNGALQSGEVDIYPQGREGQAVRVYCDMETDGGGWTVFQRRINGKTDFYRTWSEYNAGFGNLSEEFWLGNELLHNLTSIGPVSLRVDMRSGNDTAYAHYANFSIDSEEKYYTLTVSGYTGTAGDSMRYHNGRPFSARDKDPHSLGIHCAKAYMGGWWYKNCYKTNLNGLYGSNSNNQGIVWIDWKGKDSSIPFTEMKFRPSRFSPATHG, from the exons ATGTTGTTTACTCTAGGACTTATCCTCCTTCTTGCCCCTTTTCCCTCCTTTCAAACCACgaccaatgagaggagaaacTCTACAGGAAGCGACATGACCAAACCAAATGCCGTTTTCATCCCTTCAAAACCAAAAACCAGCGTCGCTCTAGCCAAACAAACCATTCGCCCCTCCCTAAAGCCAAGCACAGTCAATCAGACAGTTTTACCCACTCCAGCTGCCAACCAAAAACCTCCAGCCAACCCTGCAGCAACCACCAAAAGCAAGCCAAGCCCAGCAGTAATTCAAACCACTCCATCGGCACCCGTAAAGATTACTGCAGTCAGTGGCACTGTGACCAACAAAGACAAGCACACAGCCTCAGTTAATCAGACTGTTGTAGCTAAATCTCCTTCAGTAAGCGCTGTGAAGACTACAAAAGACAAGCCTGCCCCCACTGGAGCTCTAAATGTTCAGTCAGCATCCACAAAGTCCGCTTCAGCCAGCAGTGCTAAAACTACCAAAGACAAAATCCAATCCTTGGTCAATCAAACTGTTTCAATGAAATCTCCTTCAACGAGTGATGGGAAGACTGCCAAAGACAAGTCTACCCCCACCATCGTTCAAAATATTCAGTCAACAGCCACGAAGTCTGTTCCTGCCAGTGGAGCTAAAACCATCAAAAACAAGCTCACAGCCTCCATCAATCAGACTGTTGCAGTTAAATCTCCCTCCATCAGTGATGTGAAGAACACCAAAGACAAGCCTGCCCCCGCAGTAGTTCAAACTGCCCTATCAACACCAGTGAAGGCTGCTACAGCTAGTGGTTCTGCAGCTGACAAAGATAAGGTCACAGCCTCTGCCAATCAGACCGCTGAAATCAAGGCTCCCACCAGCACCAAGGAAAAACCTGCCCCCGCACAACCAATCAAGGTGGTCATTACTGAAGACTGCGAGTCCAGCAAAACCAAGGAGCAGGAACTGAAGCTGAAGCCTGGCGCTCCTCTGGTGATGACGCACAAGATCAGTTTGTTGCCTGGTGGTTGCACCGGGAGCTGTGAGGCTGAGATGGCTGCACTGAAAGGACGCGTGGCCCgactggagagagagatgtcaTCTCTGAAAGAGAAAT GTCCATGTTCTGCAAGTTGTCCAAATGATTGTAGTGGCAATGGGGAATGTGAGAAGGGGAAATGTGTCTGCCGAAAGGGATTTCTGGGTCCAGACTGCAGTAAGTGCGCCCAAGGAGCAGAGTGTAATAAAA AAGCTGCCAAAGGGAAGGTGAACAAAGACAGCAATGTCATCAAGGAAAACATGCAGGAAAAAAGCACCAAAGTAGAGCTCACACTCTTTGAGAAGAAGGACCAGAAGAAGGGGATTCAAGCCAAAGAGACTGAAGGCAAACCCAAAGTAGCCACTATTGCTAAAGCAGGTCTTGttaaaacacaagcaaaactAGATACTTCTGTTAAGAAAATAACTCTAAAAGTTTCTCCAAGTGCCACGAAGACCATTCGCCCCACCATCGGTCAAGTTCTGTTGAAACATGAAGGAAGAAAGCAAGAGGAGGCCCGCAAAGGCAAAACTACGGTCCTGGCCTCTAAAAAGGTTCTCCAAAAAACTGAACTCAAGCTTGTTAAGGAGGGAACTGAGACCAAATCATTTCCTAAATCTGACCAACTGAAAGACGAACCTCAAACTAATATAACCCAGAGTAATGTAAAGAAATCTAATGGCACGGCTAGAATTGTGACCGTTCTCTCCAAGGTTTTggcaacaaacaaaaccagagcAGGGAAGGAAAGCATTGAGCAGTCCACACTGGCTGAAAAGAATGTTACTCAATCCTctggacaaaaacacatcaagaaGGTCAAAGTAGATGCTGTAAATGTACAGTCTGttgataacaaaaacacagaagccAGTAAAATTGGAAAAGGAAAAGTTACACAGAAAAGTCAGTACGTAGTGAATTCAACCGTTACAGCAACTTCAGATGAGGCTCGAGCTCTGCAGAACAAAACGACTACCCATGTCTCTGGGGTGACCACCAGAAGGCTAGGAGGATCTGGATTAGGTTCTGTGAAGGTTGTGAACATTTCCTCCTACAGCTTCACTGTCACGTGGTCAGCACCACCAGGGATGTTCAAGAACTTCACTGTGATCAGGAGAGAGCCTCGAGCAGAGGGCGATGATGACGAACATGAGGAGTTTGAAGAGGAAGCTCTTGAAGAAGAAAAGGTCTCCAcagctaaaaacacaacagagttCCAGGTACACAGCGAGAGCACGAACATAACTGCCTTCTCTGGTAAAGCTGTTGGATCAAGAGGTAGAGCTGAGACCAAGAGGATCTCTATGGTGGTCCCTGGCAGCGTACGTTCCATTGAGTTCAGTAACCTTCGGGCAAACACACGTTACGTCCTACACATATATGGTACAGCTGCTGAGAGGAGATCAAAGATTCACAGAGTTATTGCAGCAACAG GTCCTGAGCCAGCCACAGAGATGGTTTTCAGCAATGTAACAGAGTCATCTATCACTGTGTCCTGGTCCAAACCAAAGACCACATTCACTGGCTTCAGGGTCACATGCACCCACGTTATCACAG GGGAGAGCCGGTCCATGAGCATTGACTCGAAGCAGTTGCATGTGGTTCTGTCCAACTTGTCTGCTGGAATCTCCTACATGATCACTGTAACCTCTACACATGGTAGAGCACAGAGTGACGCCCTCTCCTCCAccatcaccacag TACCTGCACCTCCAACACATCTTCAAGCCATCAATGTGACAGATACCAGAGCTGTGCTGCAATGGACACCCAGTCTAGGGAAAGTAGACCGCTTCATCATCAGCTATGAGTCCTCCAAGA CTCCTaatgtgacagtgacagtgatgctGTCTGGAAACTCAGTGGAGCACCAGCTGAGAGGCCTGCAGAGAGGCACCCTGTACACAGTCAAAGTCCTGAGCCAGAAGGACAGTCTCCAGAGTACAGCCATCTCAACTACATTTACTACTGCGAATG TGGTTAAAGCCAGTGAGGTGGGTGCTCGCTCTGCACTGATAGTGTGGAAAACCTCCACTGTTGTTTATCACAGTTACAGAGTGATCTACCAGGTGGTAGGAGAAGAGACAAAA GAGTTGACCCTGGAACCCACCATCACAGAGTATAAGCTGACAGGGCTGTTGCCCATGTCACGCTATATTGTTCTGGTACAAGGCGAGAGAGACGGACACTACACACCTCTTGTCACCTCAGAATTCATCACAG GGAAAGTGCGTTTCCCTTTCCCCACTGAGTGCTCTCAGGAGCTGCTGAATGGAGCTCTGCAGTCAGGAGAGGTGGATATCTACCCCCAAGGGAGAGAGGGACAAGCAGTCAGAGTCTACTGTGACATGGAGACTGATGGAGGCGGCTGGACg GTGTTCCAAAGGAGGATTAATGGTAAGACTGATTTCTACAGAACCTGGAGTGAATACAATGCTGGTTTTGGGAACCTCAGCGAGGAGTTCTGGCTTG GAAATGAGCTGCTGCACAACCTGACCAGTATCGGCCCTGTGAGTCTGAGAGTGGATATGCGATCTGGAAATGACACTGCTTATGCTCACTATGCCAACTTCTCCATTGATTCAGAGGAGAAGTATTATACCCTCACAGTGTCCGGCTACACAGGAACAGCAG GTGACTCTATGAGGTACCATAATGGTCGCCCGTTCTCAGCTCGGGACAAGGACCCTCATTCTTTGGGGATCCACTGCGCCAAGGCCTACATGGGAGGCTGGTGGTACAAGAACTGCTACAAGACCAACCTCAATGGTCTTTATGGCTCAAACAGTAATAATCAG GGAATAGTCTGGATAGACTGGAAAGGTAAAGACTCCTCCATTCCATTCACTGAGATGAAGTTCAGACCATCCAGGTTCTCTCCTGCAACTCATGGCTAA